In one window of Thermovenabulum gondwanense DNA:
- a CDS encoding acyl-CoA dehydratase activase-related protein, producing the protein MKVGVPRTLFYYAYSPFICSFFEELGVEVVVSELTSKKIIDEGVEDAVSDACVPIKLFHGHVKNLLNKVDFVLVPRLVSVNDESTFCPKFLGLPDMLESSLPDFDNMLEVRVDTKGKRSELFKTCLKTAGTLGIGFFKTLRAFNKALKNYEEYKRKFREGTIPYLGVESRDKNSDVIIGVVGYPYILYDSYLSLDIIKKLISMGCHVVTPEMLAEEEKRREDLKLRKLLFWTFSNGVLRASYNFIRENKVDGIIHVTAFGCGPDFIVDKLLELECKEKNVPFLTVTLDEHTGQEGVNTRLEAFVDMIRIKKARKEAAVS; encoded by the coding sequence ATGAAGGTCGGGGTACCAAGGACACTTTTTTATTATGCTTATTCGCCGTTTATTTGTAGTTTTTTTGAAGAACTCGGCGTGGAAGTGGTGGTCTCCGAGCTGACTTCAAAAAAAATAATAGATGAAGGAGTAGAGGATGCGGTTTCCGATGCATGTGTTCCAATAAAACTTTTCCACGGTCATGTAAAGAATTTGTTAAATAAAGTCGATTTCGTTTTGGTCCCCAGACTCGTCAGTGTAAACGATGAGTCGACTTTTTGTCCAAAATTTTTAGGACTACCCGATATGCTGGAAAGCTCCCTACCCGACTTTGATAACATGCTGGAAGTCAGGGTAGATACGAAAGGTAAAAGAAGTGAACTTTTCAAAACCTGTTTAAAAACTGCCGGTACCCTGGGAATTGGTTTTTTTAAAACTTTAAGAGCTTTCAATAAGGCCTTAAAAAATTATGAAGAATACAAACGGAAATTTAGGGAGGGAACCATACCATATCTCGGTGTGGAATCTCGGGACAAAAATAGCGACGTAATCATCGGGGTGGTAGGTTATCCTTACATATTATACGATTCCTACCTCAGCCTTGATATCATAAAAAAATTAATCTCAATGGGATGCCATGTGGTAACTCCCGAAATGCTTGCGGAAGAGGAAAAAAGGCGGGAAGATTTGAAATTAAGAAAACTGCTTTTCTGGACTTTTAGCAACGGGGTATTGAGGGCTTCCTACAATTTTATAAGGGAAAATAAGGTAGATGGAATTATACATGTGACAGCTTTCGGGTGTGGTCCTGACTTTATAGTGGATAAGCTTTTAGAATTGGAATGCAAAGAAAAAAATGTTCCTTTTCTTACCGTTACCTTAGACGAACACACCGGACAGGAGGGCGTAAATACCCGATTGGAAGCTTTCGTCGATATGATAAGAATTAAAAAGGCAAGAAAAGAGGCGGCAGTGTCATGA
- a CDS encoding NAD(P)-binding protein, which produces MEEIRLNINGREVKGRKGQTIVEVARENGIEIPTMCYDERVKIYGSCGVCLVEVEGAPKLLRGCATEISEGMIIRTNTDRVRKARKIAFELLLSNHIGDCRPPCQQACPAHTDCQGYVGLIANGQYEEAVKLIKEQLPLPASIGRVCPHPCEDACRRQLLEEPVAIAWLKRFVADVDLSLDSPYMPEIDLPTGKKVAIVGGGPAGLSAAYYLAKAGHRVVIYEAMEKLGGMLRYGIPQYRLPKEVLDKEIELISRMGVEFVTNCRIGKDVSLDYLRKNFDAVFVAIGAWKSSKLGCPGEELEGVLGGIEFLRAVTKGEPIEIGDRVAVVGGGNTAMDAARTALRLGAKEVYVLYRRTKEEMPANEVEIVEAEEEGVKFIFLVAPKEIIGENGKVIAIKLQKMRLGEPDASGRRKPEPIPGEEMILEVETIIAAIGQEVNAEGIEGLSLTRRKTISADEKTYATNLPGVFAGGDAINEGPGIAIEAIADGKNAAEVIKTYLEGQIIPIKESYIVKREGLTREDFADREIENRVHMPHLSPQERKGNFLEIVKGFTEEEARKEAMRCLECGCKDYFECKLIKYANEYEVNPERFSGEAKKYNYKDEHPFIIRDPQKCILCGLCVRVCEEVMGVTALGFVNRGFETVIKPEFELPLKDTSCISCGQCVAVCPTGALQERFFVKKPVPVKTEKKETVCSFCGVGCSTLLDMSGEKVLRVLPDKESRVDEGHLCVKGRFGFDALLKQELIKTPMVRLKDEIKEISIDDAVNYVNRKIQGIKARYGEDSIAIFASPGMTNEELYLIKELAQTIKTPYVASFGNSPGGIKEVLGVDGSTVTLEEVTAADVILLTGCHLMEDYAVVGVKVRKALGRGGKLIVVNEVRTIADDWADLAVRPQNNTEFIKALIKGLLEEGVNPGIINLEGLEELKKSVEDASITDEVKEVVKLFGKAKNAVVIFDHDRLTKEAEKLLAQLAVISGHLGRPRNGLLMLRSKNNSQGISDLGLNLDNEFLLKLIEDGRIKAALIFGEDPVAEDNSLKDIFARLEFLMVQDSTLTETAKLAEVVVPAQSILSKKGTFTSFEGRIQWYEGPNKVENIEDWKFILKLANSLGYGKNFSKVEEIDFEISYRVPAYKDIRLAALRKGGVMKKAGIDGIRLSAARNTKMFKERKLTDALERKFIKKLIETGILK; this is translated from the coding sequence ATGGAAGAAATCAGGCTCAATATAAATGGACGGGAAGTGAAGGGCCGTAAAGGTCAAACCATCGTTGAGGTAGCCCGGGAAAACGGCATTGAAATTCCTACCATGTGCTACGATGAAAGGGTAAAAATTTACGGCTCCTGCGGAGTATGCCTTGTGGAAGTGGAAGGAGCCCCCAAGCTTTTAAGGGGTTGCGCTACGGAAATTTCCGAAGGAATGATAATAAGGACAAATACCGACAGGGTAAGAAAGGCGAGAAAAATAGCCTTTGAACTTCTGCTGTCAAACCATATAGGAGATTGCCGGCCACCATGCCAGCAGGCATGTCCTGCCCATACGGATTGTCAGGGTTATGTAGGGTTAATTGCCAACGGCCAATACGAGGAAGCGGTTAAACTCATTAAAGAACAGCTGCCGCTGCCTGCCAGTATAGGAAGGGTTTGTCCTCATCCCTGCGAGGATGCTTGTCGCAGGCAGCTTCTCGAAGAACCCGTTGCTATCGCATGGTTGAAACGGTTTGTGGCGGATGTAGACCTATCCTTAGATAGCCCTTACATGCCGGAGATTGACCTACCTACCGGCAAGAAGGTAGCGATAGTGGGTGGAGGCCCGGCAGGACTGAGTGCTGCATATTACCTTGCAAAGGCCGGGCATAGGGTCGTCATATATGAGGCAATGGAAAAACTGGGGGGGATGTTGAGATACGGCATACCCCAGTACAGGCTTCCAAAAGAAGTGCTGGATAAAGAGATAGAACTCATTTCCCGAATGGGAGTTGAGTTTGTCACAAACTGCAGGATAGGAAAGGATGTTTCGCTGGATTATTTGAGGAAAAATTTCGATGCCGTATTTGTGGCAATTGGAGCATGGAAAAGCTCCAAACTGGGCTGCCCGGGTGAAGAGCTGGAAGGAGTGCTCGGCGGGATAGAATTTTTAAGGGCTGTAACAAAGGGCGAGCCTATTGAAATTGGCGATAGAGTAGCCGTTGTAGGTGGCGGAAATACCGCAATGGATGCAGCAAGAACCGCACTGCGTTTGGGAGCAAAAGAGGTATACGTGCTGTACAGGCGAACAAAAGAGGAAATGCCCGCAAATGAAGTGGAAATTGTGGAAGCTGAAGAAGAAGGAGTTAAATTTATATTCCTGGTAGCTCCAAAGGAAATAATCGGCGAAAACGGTAAGGTTATTGCAATAAAACTTCAAAAAATGAGGCTTGGAGAACCGGATGCCTCGGGCAGGAGGAAACCCGAACCGATTCCCGGAGAAGAAATGATCCTGGAAGTGGAGACGATAATTGCCGCCATAGGGCAGGAGGTAAATGCCGAAGGCATTGAAGGACTTTCTCTAACCCGCAGGAAAACCATAAGTGCCGATGAAAAAACTTATGCTACCAATTTACCGGGTGTGTTTGCCGGCGGAGATGCCATTAACGAAGGTCCGGGAATTGCTATTGAAGCAATAGCTGATGGTAAAAACGCAGCCGAGGTTATAAAAACTTATCTGGAAGGCCAAATTATACCCATCAAAGAAAGCTATATAGTTAAAAGGGAAGGCTTGACCAGAGAAGATTTTGCCGATAGGGAAATAGAAAACCGGGTGCATATGCCTCATTTATCACCCCAGGAAAGAAAAGGGAATTTCCTGGAAATAGTGAAAGGTTTTACCGAGGAAGAAGCACGGAAAGAGGCAATGCGGTGCTTGGAATGCGGGTGCAAGGATTACTTTGAATGTAAATTGATAAAATATGCCAATGAGTACGAGGTAAACCCCGAAAGGTTTAGCGGTGAGGCCAAAAAATACAACTATAAAGACGAACATCCCTTTATAATAAGGGACCCTCAAAAATGTATACTTTGCGGCTTATGTGTAAGGGTCTGCGAAGAGGTAATGGGCGTTACTGCATTGGGGTTTGTAAACAGAGGATTTGAAACGGTAATAAAACCTGAATTTGAACTACCCCTGAAGGATACCTCCTGTATTTCCTGCGGACAATGTGTGGCCGTTTGCCCGACGGGTGCACTTCAGGAAAGATTCTTCGTTAAAAAACCGGTACCGGTAAAGACTGAAAAGAAGGAAACGGTATGTTCCTTCTGTGGTGTGGGATGCAGTACTTTACTTGATATGTCAGGAGAAAAGGTTTTAAGGGTACTACCTGATAAGGAAAGCAGGGTGGATGAAGGGCATCTTTGCGTTAAAGGGCGTTTTGGCTTTGACGCATTGTTAAAGCAAGAATTAATAAAAACTCCGATGGTCAGGCTGAAGGATGAAATTAAAGAAATAAGCATTGATGACGCCGTAAATTATGTAAACAGAAAAATTCAAGGCATAAAAGCCCGATATGGGGAAGACAGCATTGCTATTTTTGCATCACCCGGGATGACCAATGAGGAATTGTATTTAATTAAGGAACTGGCTCAAACAATTAAAACTCCTTATGTGGCTTCTTTTGGAAATTCTCCCGGGGGAATTAAAGAGGTTCTCGGTGTTGATGGTTCGACGGTAACCCTGGAAGAGGTTACTGCAGCGGATGTAATACTTTTAACCGGGTGTCATTTAATGGAAGATTATGCCGTCGTGGGGGTTAAGGTAAGGAAGGCACTGGGTCGCGGCGGAAAACTAATTGTGGTGAACGAAGTAAGGACGATAGCCGATGATTGGGCTGATCTTGCAGTAAGACCGCAAAACAACACCGAATTTATCAAAGCCCTGATAAAAGGGTTATTAGAAGAAGGAGTGAATCCCGGTATTATTAACCTTGAAGGTTTAGAAGAATTGAAAAAATCCGTGGAAGATGCTTCCATCACCGATGAGGTAAAAGAAGTTGTCAAACTCTTCGGTAAGGCAAAAAATGCCGTAGTTATTTTTGATCACGACAGATTAACAAAAGAAGCCGAAAAACTTCTCGCTCAGTTAGCGGTGATCTCCGGACATTTGGGCAGGCCCAGGAACGGGTTGTTGATGTTGAGGAGTAAAAACAATTCTCAGGGAATCTCCGACTTAGGATTGAATCTGGATAATGAATTCCTGTTGAAATTAATAGAAGATGGTAGAATAAAAGCCGCCCTTATTTTTGGAGAGGATCCGGTAGCTGAAGATAATTCATTGAAAGATATTTTTGCAAGACTTGAATTTTTAATGGTTCAGGACTCAACCCTTACGGAAACTGCAAAACTTGCTGAAGTGGTGGTGCCTGCCCAATCGATTCTTTCCAAAAAAGGAACCTTCACCAGTTTTGAGGGCAGGATTCAGTGGTACGAAGGACCGAATAAGGTGGAAAACATCGAGGACTGGAAATTCATTCTGAAGCTTGCCAATTCTTTGGGTTACGGCAAAAACTTCTCTAAGGTGGAGGAAATAGATTTTGAAATTTCATATCGGGTGCCGGCTTATAAGGATATCAGGCTTGCAGCTTTGAGAAAGGGCGGAGTGATGAAAAAAGCCGGGATTGACGGTATAAGGCTTTCAGCAGCTCGGAATACGAAAATGTTTAAAGAAAGGAAACTGACCGATGCCCTGGAGAGAAAATTTATTAAAAAATTAATTGAAACAGGGATTCTCAAATAG
- the nuoF gene encoding NADH-quinone oxidoreductase subunit NuoF: MKVLVGLGSCGIAAGGNKVLQVLEEEVKNSGINLEIKKVGCIGLCYLEPIVEVIDGEGKKTTYVRVTPEVMKGIFKEHILNNKVVENNVISGEDIEYLTGQKRIALRNCGIINPESIDEYIESGGYKALEKVLKDMSPERVIEEMKISGLRGRGGAGFPTWFKWNAARQAPGSPKYVVCNADEGDPGAFMDRSILEGDPHSVIEGMAIAGYAIGAEQGYIYVRAEYPLAIKRLQIALKQAKEKGFLGKNLFGTDFSFEIKIKAGAGAFVCGEETALIASLEGERGMPRLKPPFPAQKGYLGKPTNINNVETFANVPWIILNGGSAFAKIGTEKSKGTKVFALAGKIKKGGLVEVPMGISLREVIFNIGGGIKGDRKIKAVQLGGPSGGCIPEALLDTPVDYESIVKTGAIMGSGGMIVMDETTCMVDMARYFLAFTQKESCGKCTHCRIGTKRMLEILERITSGNGKEGDIEKLEELALNVKEGSLCGLGQTAPNPVLTTLKYFRDEYEAHIYDKKCPAKQCKALITFIVEAEKCKSCGLCARKCPANAIEGEKGKPYKIIPEKCVKCGTCIQVCRFNAIRVE; encoded by the coding sequence GTGAAGGTATTGGTAGGCCTTGGAAGCTGCGGAATAGCAGCCGGGGGGAATAAGGTTTTACAGGTGCTGGAAGAGGAAGTAAAAAATTCGGGGATTAATCTTGAGATAAAAAAAGTCGGTTGTATTGGTCTTTGTTATTTGGAACCCATAGTAGAAGTTATTGACGGGGAAGGGAAAAAGACCACCTATGTCAGGGTTACTCCCGAAGTTATGAAGGGCATTTTCAAAGAACACATTTTAAACAATAAGGTAGTTGAAAATAATGTGATTTCCGGAGAGGATATCGAATACCTGACGGGGCAAAAAAGGATAGCTTTGAGAAACTGCGGAATTATCAATCCCGAATCTATCGATGAGTATATAGAAAGCGGCGGTTATAAAGCCTTAGAAAAGGTTTTAAAAGACATGAGCCCCGAAAGGGTTATAGAAGAAATGAAAATTTCCGGTCTAAGGGGCAGGGGTGGGGCCGGCTTCCCCACATGGTTTAAATGGAATGCCGCAAGGCAGGCACCGGGATCTCCCAAATATGTGGTCTGTAATGCGGATGAAGGAGACCCGGGCGCTTTTATGGATAGGAGCATTCTGGAGGGTGATCCCCATTCGGTTATAGAAGGTATGGCCATTGCCGGCTATGCCATCGGAGCGGAACAGGGGTATATTTACGTAAGGGCTGAATATCCTTTGGCTATCAAAAGACTCCAGATAGCTTTAAAACAGGCAAAGGAAAAGGGCTTTCTCGGGAAAAACCTTTTTGGAACGGATTTTTCTTTTGAAATAAAGATTAAAGCAGGAGCAGGTGCTTTTGTCTGCGGTGAAGAAACCGCGCTTATTGCCTCCTTGGAAGGAGAAAGGGGTATGCCCAGACTTAAGCCACCTTTCCCGGCTCAGAAGGGTTACCTGGGTAAACCCACAAACATTAATAACGTGGAAACCTTTGCCAATGTGCCCTGGATAATACTCAACGGCGGAAGCGCCTTTGCAAAAATTGGCACGGAAAAAAGTAAAGGGACGAAGGTATTTGCCCTTGCCGGTAAAATTAAAAAAGGCGGACTGGTGGAGGTCCCAATGGGAATTTCCCTCAGGGAAGTTATATTTAACATAGGAGGCGGCATAAAAGGAGACAGGAAGATTAAGGCTGTTCAGCTGGGGGGTCCGTCGGGAGGATGTATACCCGAGGCTTTGCTGGATACCCCGGTGGATTACGAATCTATTGTAAAAACGGGTGCCATCATGGGATCGGGTGGTATGATTGTTATGGATGAAACCACCTGCATGGTGGATATGGCAAGGTATTTCCTTGCTTTTACTCAGAAGGAATCCTGCGGAAAATGCACTCACTGCCGTATTGGAACAAAGCGAATGCTGGAAATCCTTGAAAGAATAACAAGCGGTAACGGTAAAGAAGGAGATATTGAGAAGCTTGAGGAATTAGCCCTTAATGTTAAAGAGGGTTCCCTTTGCGGTTTAGGCCAAACGGCTCCCAATCCGGTGCTTACTACCCTGAAGTATTTCAGGGACGAATACGAGGCTCACATTTACGATAAAAAATGCCCTGCTAAACAGTGCAAAGCTCTTATAACTTTCATCGTGGAGGCAGAGAAGTGTAAGTCCTGCGGGCTGTGCGCCCGTAAATGCCCTGCAAATGCCATCGAGGGAGAAAAGGGGAAGCCTTATAAAATTATCCCCGAAAAATGTGTAAAATGCGGCACATGCATTCAGGTCTGCCGTTTCAACGCAATTAGAGTAGAATAG
- the nuoE gene encoding NADH-quinone oxidoreductase subunit NuoE, whose amino-acid sequence MKCNNCEEQGLEKRFKDDEVDLSVLKEALKDYRESRNNLITALQIAQEIYGYLPRKALYFIAEEMKVKPAKVFGVATFYTQFRLKPIGKHLILLCQGTACHVNGSEFILSALCDELKIEEGETTDDGLFTLQNVACLGCCSLAPVMMIDGEAYGKLTPDKAREIIREIYSKEKV is encoded by the coding sequence ATGAAATGCAATAACTGTGAAGAACAGGGTCTGGAAAAAAGATTTAAGGATGATGAAGTGGACCTTTCGGTATTAAAGGAAGCATTGAAGGATTACCGGGAATCCAGAAACAATTTAATCACAGCCCTTCAAATAGCCCAGGAAATTTACGGGTATTTACCCAGGAAGGCCTTATACTTCATTGCTGAAGAGATGAAGGTAAAGCCGGCAAAGGTTTTCGGGGTAGCTACTTTTTACACCCAGTTTCGTTTAAAGCCTATCGGTAAGCATCTAATTTTACTGTGCCAGGGTACGGCCTGCCATGTAAATGGTTCGGAATTTATCCTGAGCGCTCTTTGCGATGAACTGAAGATTGAAGAGGGAGAGACTACCGATGACGGACTGTTTACTCTTCAAAATGTAGCTTGCTTAGGGTGCTGCAGTTTGGCCCCCGTCATGATGATTGATGGAGAGGCCTATGGCAAGCTGACACCGGACAAAGCCAGGGAAATTATACGGGAAATTTACAGTAAAGAAAAGGTTTGA
- a CDS encoding Asp23/Gls24 family envelope stress response protein, whose protein sequence is MVIALIGKSGTGKSYKALMIAALNNAEIIIDDGLVIYNNSVVAGTSAKKEKTRIAAIKRALFKDPAHAKEAREKLREISPGKNILVIGTSENMVREICRTLSLDLPDKTLYIEEISSDKEIETARFLRSKEGKHAIPAPTLEVKKYFSGYLLDPMKIFFRRGKVEFEKESTVVRPTYSYLGKYTISNVAVEQLALFTANSISGVAKGGRAILENYESGIVINLELNLEYGYKIDELLSKVQEEVKKIVEYCTALNVLRVNVTAKKLII, encoded by the coding sequence ATGGTTATTGCTCTTATAGGGAAAAGCGGAACTGGAAAAAGTTATAAAGCCCTGATGATTGCAGCTTTAAATAATGCGGAAATAATTATCGATGACGGACTTGTTATATACAATAACAGCGTTGTAGCGGGAACCTCGGCAAAAAAAGAAAAAACCAGGATTGCGGCGATAAAAAGGGCGCTGTTTAAAGATCCTGCCCATGCGAAAGAGGCGAGGGAAAAATTGCGGGAAATAAGCCCGGGTAAAAATATTCTGGTTATTGGCACTTCCGAGAATATGGTCAGGGAAATTTGCAGGACTCTTTCGCTGGACCTTCCCGATAAAACCCTTTACATTGAGGAAATATCTTCGGATAAGGAAATTGAAACAGCGAGGTTTCTAAGGAGCAAGGAGGGAAAACACGCCATTCCTGCTCCCACTCTTGAGGTGAAAAAGTATTTTTCCGGATATCTCTTGGATCCTATGAAGATATTTTTTAGAAGGGGAAAGGTAGAATTTGAGAAGGAAAGTACGGTGGTCAGGCCTACTTACAGCTACCTGGGAAAGTATACCATCTCCAACGTGGCGGTAGAGCAGTTAGCGCTTTTTACAGCTAACAGCATCAGCGGTGTTGCAAAAGGTGGAAGGGCTATACTGGAAAATTACGAAAGCGGCATTGTAATAAATTTGGAACTAAATTTAGAATACGGATATAAAATTGATGAGCTGCTTTCGAAGGTTCAAGAAGAGGTAAAAAAAATTGTGGAATACTGCACAGCTTTAAATGTGTTAAGGGTGAATGTAACGGCTAAAAAACTAATTATATAA
- a CDS encoding stalk domain-containing protein, translating into MKKTMGKFKYILTTLIILIFCFSTYTPSYAATASVILDGSLLKFDVNPILKNNRVFVPFRAISEKVGATVNWDNRERKVTAFNSEFTVELKLNSKVALVNNKTFTMDVSPILYQGRVLVPLRFFSEAFGATVNWDEKSRTVNIISKQKVLKHILGYYYSYSFQDFLNNADRLTSVAVKWYTLDDNARLTNYDNKRFIMTPQDYQEVFRIAKEKGIYVYALVFESDRQKLSQALATPEKRKEIVQSIVYEVQKEGYDGVNLDFEYLSPSDKDNFNEFVKSLYNALKEKNKSLNLSLPVKTEERDWWPGYDYETLGKYSDFVVLMAYDKNPANPEPQAGVDWVEQILDYTLKRIPAEKVVLGIGYYGYAWANGKKYTVLPSRMGFNYTGTLYADELQSKYGLKFNIDEKTLMAYGKFTDENNVTYQIWMESDVAVKNKVISAVSKGLKGVAVWRLGYTTNGFWDAVGEKMVPLKK; encoded by the coding sequence ATGAAAAAAACCATGGGGAAATTTAAGTACATATTGACAACTCTTATAATATTGATTTTCTGCTTTTCTACCTATACCCCGTCCTATGCGGCTACCGCCAGCGTAATATTAGATGGAAGCCTTTTGAAATTTGATGTAAATCCAATTTTAAAAAATAACAGGGTTTTCGTCCCTTTCAGGGCAATAAGTGAAAAAGTGGGTGCAACCGTCAACTGGGATAATAGGGAAAGAAAGGTTACGGCTTTTAACAGCGAGTTTACGGTGGAGTTGAAGCTGAACAGCAAGGTTGCTTTAGTAAACAATAAAACCTTCACTATGGATGTTTCTCCAATACTGTATCAGGGGAGGGTGCTTGTCCCGTTGAGATTTTTTTCCGAAGCCTTTGGCGCTACTGTGAACTGGGATGAAAAAAGCAGAACGGTTAATATAATTTCAAAGCAAAAGGTTTTAAAACACATCCTGGGGTATTATTACTCCTATTCATTTCAGGATTTTTTAAACAACGCTGACAGATTAACCTCCGTGGCTGTAAAATGGTACACCTTGGATGACAATGCCAGGTTGACCAATTACGATAATAAAAGATTTATAATGACTCCCCAGGACTATCAAGAAGTATTCCGAATAGCAAAAGAGAAAGGGATATACGTTTACGCCCTCGTTTTTGAGAGTGACAGGCAAAAACTTTCTCAAGCCCTCGCCACACCGGAAAAAAGAAAGGAAATTGTCCAAAGCATAGTGTATGAAGTTCAAAAAGAAGGGTATGATGGAGTAAACTTAGACTTTGAATACTTAAGTCCCTCCGACAAGGATAATTTCAATGAGTTTGTTAAATCCCTATATAATGCCTTGAAAGAAAAAAATAAATCTTTGAATCTCTCGTTGCCGGTAAAGACCGAGGAAAGGGACTGGTGGCCCGGCTACGATTACGAGACTCTTGGTAAATATTCCGATTTTGTCGTTCTCATGGCTTACGATAAAAACCCTGCAAATCCGGAACCGCAGGCAGGAGTGGACTGGGTAGAGCAAATACTTGATTACACATTAAAAAGAATCCCTGCAGAAAAGGTGGTTCTGGGCATAGGTTATTACGGATACGCCTGGGCTAATGGGAAAAAATACACGGTGCTGCCTTCAAGGATGGGATTTAATTACACCGGTACCCTTTATGCCGATGAGCTACAGTCAAAATACGGGCTGAAGTTTAATATTGATGAAAAAACTTTAATGGCTTATGGAAAATTTACCGATGAAAACAATGTTACCTATCAAATATGGATGGAAAGCGACGTGGCGGTAAAGAACAAAGTAATTAGCGCGGTGTCTAAGGGGCTAAAGGGAGTTGCGGTTTGGAGGCTGGGTTATACTACAAACGGTTTCTGGGATGCGGTTGGTGAAAAAATGGTACCGTTGAAAAAGTAA
- a CDS encoding S-layer homology domain-containing protein: MLKLRNIYRILVFFVIFIALLSYSKSSEAGDEKRKLYISRGEFAKLLVQAAFPEANSINGGNIIFRDLKMNSIHAPFILFLYHKGIIKGYPDGTVKPEKLITYPEALALILRTLGIKDLAGENANWEKSCVELSVKEGLIKSWTYNSERKILSQKDAEELVKNIFSENSYAKTTVMEALKNKNALENYKRRDVMDLVYIKGREELSFENELQTTLINKVFHQKMMTKAENGMIYNDGINGMEIYIDENYNYINLSDTANMGNNKWIRVNTSVKDFNIPVFIENFDFKEGFFILEDRPSEGVSRIKYYLPSIENNGLKDLEKIGILPSSILQSQKDFTVEKIQGELFIDENRNLLKEIFEIKIIINSTDSITLNGFNEYFNTGEEEQIIIPDEAKYAPYYIDMN, from the coding sequence TTGCTGAAATTAAGAAATATTTATCGAATTTTGGTCTTTTTTGTGATATTTATAGCTTTATTATCGTATTCAAAATCGTCGGAGGCCGGGGATGAAAAGAGGAAATTATATATCTCAAGAGGGGAATTTGCCAAATTGCTTGTTCAGGCGGCTTTTCCCGAAGCAAACTCTATAAACGGAGGAAATATTATTTTCAGGGATTTAAAGATGAATTCGATACATGCCCCTTTCATTTTGTTCCTTTATCATAAGGGAATTATAAAGGGGTATCCCGATGGCACGGTAAAACCTGAAAAACTCATTACATACCCCGAGGCCCTTGCTCTGATTTTAAGAACGCTGGGGATAAAGGATTTGGCAGGGGAAAATGCAAATTGGGAAAAATCCTGTGTGGAATTGTCGGTAAAAGAAGGGTTAATAAAAAGCTGGACTTATAATAGCGAAAGAAAAATATTAAGCCAAAAGGATGCGGAAGAATTAGTAAAAAATATTTTTTCTGAAAACAGTTATGCAAAAACCACGGTAATGGAAGCATTGAAAAATAAAAATGCCCTGGAAAATTATAAAAGAAGAGATGTAATGGATTTGGTCTATATAAAAGGAAGGGAAGAGCTTTCTTTTGAGAATGAGCTACAAACAACCCTTATAAATAAGGTTTTTCATCAGAAAATGATGACAAAGGCTGAAAACGGCATGATATATAATGATGGCATCAATGGTATGGAGATATATATTGATGAAAATTACAATTACATTAATCTAAGCGATACGGCGAATATGGGAAATAATAAATGGATCAGGGTCAATACAAGTGTAAAAGATTTTAATATTCCTGTTTTCATTGAAAATTTCGATTTTAAGGAGGGCTTTTTTATTTTAGAAGACCGGCCTTCCGAAGGTGTTTCAAGGATTAAATATTACCTGCCTTCTATTGAAAATAATGGGTTAAAGGATTTAGAAAAAATCGGGATACTACCGTCCTCTATTTTACAGTCTCAAAAGGATTTTACTGTGGAAAAAATCCAGGGGGAACTTTTCATAGATGAAAACAGGAACCTTTTAAAGGAGATTTTCGAAATAAAGATAATCATAAATTCTACCGATAGTATTACATTAAATGGATTTAATGAATATTTTAATACAGGGGAAGAGGAGCAAATAATTATTCCTGATGAAGCTAAATACGCTCCTTATTATATAGATATGAATTAA